Proteins encoded in a region of the Rhodococcus sp. SBT000017 genome:
- a CDS encoding class II aldolase/adducin family protein codes for MSELAQTRPGIDVPAPPVFESVDDERQHRKQRLAAAFRLFSQCGFDEGVAGHITARDPEKTDHFWVNPFGMHFSMIKSSDLILVDHEGQIVEGNRPVNRAAFVIHSQVHAARPDVVAAAHAHSLYGKALSSLRMGLAPLTQDACAFYDDHAVFDDYTGVVAELEEGRRIGAALGQRKAIVLSNHGLLTVGRTVDSAAWWFITMERSSQAQLIAMAAGEPKPLDDVTAKLTYNQVGLEYAGWFQFQPMYDRIVAQHPELMD; via the coding sequence ATGTCCGAACTGGCACAGACCCGCCCAGGAATCGACGTACCCGCTCCGCCCGTTTTCGAGTCGGTCGACGACGAACGGCAGCACCGAAAGCAACGACTGGCGGCCGCTTTCCGGCTCTTCAGTCAGTGCGGCTTCGACGAAGGGGTGGCGGGGCATATCACCGCTCGTGACCCAGAGAAGACCGACCACTTCTGGGTCAACCCCTTCGGTATGCATTTCAGCATGATCAAATCGAGCGATCTGATCCTGGTCGATCACGAGGGTCAGATCGTCGAAGGCAATCGTCCGGTGAACCGTGCGGCGTTCGTCATCCACTCCCAGGTGCACGCGGCTCGGCCGGACGTGGTTGCGGCCGCTCACGCACATTCGTTGTACGGGAAAGCGCTGTCGAGTTTGCGGATGGGGCTGGCACCTCTGACCCAGGACGCCTGCGCGTTCTACGACGACCATGCCGTGTTCGACGACTACACGGGTGTCGTTGCAGAGTTGGAGGAGGGCAGGAGAATTGGTGCGGCGCTCGGTCAGCGCAAGGCGATCGTTCTGTCGAACCACGGTCTGCTCACGGTCGGTCGGACCGTGGACTCCGCGGCATGGTGGTTCATCACAATGGAGCGATCCAGTCAGGCACAGCTCATCGCCATGGCGGCGGGTGAACCGAAACCGTTGGATGACGTGACGGCGAAGCTGACGTACAACCAGGTGGGTCTCGAGTACGCGGGGTGGTTCCAGTTCCAGCCGATGTACGACCGAATCGTTGCGCAGCACCCGGAGCTGATGGACTGA
- a CDS encoding potassium channel family protein has translation MNYRQCARATEWPLAGSALTFLAIYTWTVLSQPTGTGARVAEYAILAIWAMFGIDYLVRLALADQRARWFVRHLHELAIVALPMLRPLRLLRRLTLVSLLQRSIGGALRGRVVTYAVAGTAVLVFVASLAMFDAERAAPAGSIKTFPDALWWATATVTTVGYGDYSPTTATGRFIAVGLMVAGIALLGVVTATLASWLVQKVAEQDDANQAATQQQVAELTSQIAALRTELALRPDRRCSAVSSAPDGTA, from the coding sequence ATGAACTATCGGCAATGTGCGCGAGCAACCGAGTGGCCGCTCGCCGGATCGGCTCTGACGTTCCTGGCGATCTACACCTGGACCGTGCTGAGTCAACCGACTGGCACGGGCGCACGCGTCGCCGAGTACGCAATCCTCGCGATCTGGGCCATGTTCGGGATCGACTACCTGGTACGACTGGCCCTTGCCGATCAACGCGCGCGCTGGTTCGTTCGGCATCTGCACGAACTCGCAATTGTGGCGCTGCCGATGCTGCGCCCACTGAGACTGCTTCGGCGTCTCACCTTGGTCAGTTTGCTGCAACGCTCCATCGGCGGCGCGCTCCGTGGGCGGGTAGTGACTTATGCCGTCGCCGGAACCGCAGTGCTGGTTTTTGTTGCGTCACTCGCGATGTTCGACGCCGAACGCGCAGCACCGGCCGGGAGTATCAAGACGTTCCCCGACGCCTTGTGGTGGGCAACCGCGACGGTCACGACTGTCGGCTACGGGGACTACTCGCCCACCACAGCGACGGGCCGCTTCATCGCCGTCGGACTCATGGTGGCAGGCATCGCCTTGCTCGGTGTCGTCACAGCCACCTTGGCGTCCTGGCTCGTCCAAAAGGTGGCCGAACAGGACGACGCGAACCAGGCGGCGACGCAGCAACAGGTTGCGGAGCTGACCTCCCAAATTGCAGCGCTGCGAACCGAACTCGCGTTGCGACCCGACAGGCGATGTTCGGCGGTGTCTTCGGCACCCGATGGCACAGCGTAG
- the hydA gene encoding dihydropyrimidinase codes for MADLPREHPMKVVRGGTVVESHWAAPADLLIENGKVVAVLTPGSEVDASAEVIDATGKMVMPGGVDPHCHVGFTSGEFTSLDSYLECTTAAVFGGTTTIIDFAIPRPGQRPLDAAEVQRAKATSGLCDSALHACVVEWDDTTAAQLKTMADAGIRTVKMFTTYAGETMANEHTILNTMQATRDLGGMVIIHCESDAIVTDAQNLAAASDGVDAAHMSQTRPELAETASVAAILAIAESQNAPVYFVHQSTPAAVELVADARKRGLVAFTESVAHHLILDDSAYEGEQPERFVCCPPLRSAEVVEELGRHLFTGHITTIGSDHCCYDTAQKRVHSHDVRHMPNGLPGVETRLPVIYSHYVDGMGLTASRFVELTSTNPARTNGLYPRKGSLMPGSDADIAIWDPELEWTVTTETLHMATDYSPYEGHQLRGKPVTVLVGGEVVVHEGELVDATPRGRHLEAAPLDFGGAFSM; via the coding sequence ATGGCTGACCTACCTCGCGAGCACCCGATGAAGGTCGTGCGCGGCGGAACGGTCGTCGAATCCCACTGGGCCGCTCCGGCAGACCTGCTCATCGAAAACGGCAAAGTCGTTGCGGTGCTGACCCCAGGGAGCGAAGTCGACGCGTCAGCAGAGGTCATCGACGCAACCGGGAAAATGGTCATGCCGGGAGGCGTCGATCCACACTGCCACGTCGGATTCACGTCCGGCGAATTCACCTCGCTCGACTCGTATCTCGAGTGCACGACGGCCGCCGTGTTCGGCGGTACCACCACGATCATCGACTTCGCCATTCCGCGCCCCGGTCAGCGGCCGCTCGACGCCGCCGAGGTACAGCGCGCGAAAGCGACGAGCGGACTGTGTGATTCGGCTCTGCACGCCTGCGTCGTCGAGTGGGACGACACTACCGCTGCCCAACTGAAGACCATGGCGGACGCAGGCATTCGGACGGTCAAGATGTTCACCACCTACGCCGGTGAGACGATGGCCAACGAACACACCATCCTCAACACGATGCAGGCCACTCGCGATCTCGGCGGAATGGTCATCATCCACTGCGAATCCGACGCGATCGTCACCGACGCGCAGAACCTCGCGGCGGCATCCGACGGTGTCGATGCAGCACACATGTCGCAAACGCGGCCGGAACTCGCCGAGACTGCCTCGGTCGCAGCCATTCTCGCGATCGCCGAATCACAGAATGCGCCGGTCTATTTCGTGCATCAGTCCACTCCGGCTGCCGTCGAACTGGTCGCGGATGCCCGCAAGCGAGGGCTCGTTGCCTTCACCGAATCGGTCGCCCACCATCTGATTCTCGACGACTCGGCCTACGAGGGTGAGCAACCGGAAAGATTCGTCTGCTGCCCACCTCTGCGTTCGGCCGAGGTGGTCGAGGAACTCGGACGTCACCTGTTCACCGGACACATCACCACTATCGGTTCCGACCATTGCTGCTACGACACTGCGCAGAAGCGGGTGCACAGCCATGACGTGCGGCATATGCCCAACGGGCTTCCCGGAGTCGAGACGCGTCTCCCGGTCATCTACTCACACTACGTCGACGGAATGGGTCTCACTGCTAGCAGATTCGTCGAGTTGACCTCGACCAACCCTGCCCGCACCAACGGCCTGTATCCACGTAAGGGATCTCTGATGCCGGGATCCGACGCCGACATCGCGATCTGGGATCCAGAACTGGAATGGACGGTGACCACCGAGACTCTGCACATGGCCACCGACTACAGCCCCTACGAGGGACACCAGCTTCGAGGAAAACCTGTCACGGTTCTCGTCGGAGGTGAGGTCGTCGTCCACGAAGGCGAACTCGTGGATGCCACTCCCCGCGGCCGGCACCTCGAAGCAGCACCACTCGACTTCGGGGGCGCCTTCAGTATGTAG
- a CDS encoding gamma-glutamylcyclotransferase produces the protein MALVTMFVNGQAMSGGTLNDALHKARFVGKADTAPTYRFFSVRDEFPGLHPVTTDGFVVPGELYEVEYDVLRDELLPREPKELELGVIELADGSGSLSMRMRESYLTATGVTDISDRGGWLTYLASTR, from the coding sequence ATGGCACTGGTCACGATGTTCGTCAACGGACAGGCGATGTCCGGCGGCACCCTGAACGACGCGCTGCACAAGGCGCGATTCGTGGGGAAAGCCGATACTGCACCGACATACCGCTTTTTCTCCGTGCGCGACGAATTCCCCGGTTTGCACCCGGTCACAACCGATGGATTCGTAGTACCGGGCGAACTGTACGAGGTCGAGTACGACGTATTGCGCGACGAACTCCTCCCCAGGGAACCGAAGGAACTCGAACTCGGGGTGATCGAATTGGCGGATGGCTCGGGCTCGCTGTCGATGCGAATGCGCGAGAGCTACCTGACCGCCACGGGCGTCACCGACATCAGTGACCGTGGCGGATGGCTGACCTACCTCGCGAGCACCCGATGA
- a CDS encoding FAD-binding oxidoreductase → MRSDVDVVVIGAGIVGAATALALTRAGFRVAVLDRTLPNTAGSGTTAGNLHIQTIHTRRPGQGTAVDVEQLLPLQKSASTLWNRLDETVPGLGLNRCGGFMVAETEEQVHALITKHRWERAAGIPTEVLSGDEARQALPLLGPSIRAATWCQWDGFAEPDLAGPALLRQAAAEGASVHPSTPVIGLTRESDVWTVGTNGGTWIAPAVVDVAGPWMAPIAAMAGISLDLVPTSLQMHALKAAPRTLEVLVQHVGEGMSIKQDRTGRLVLGGGWPAGAFHDTETAPSRPDSTTGNLEQVRRLLPALGQNPLVDTWTGPVLTTPDEMPVIGELAGAPGLFVAGGTYSFTFAPLWGRVLSALVRGTEPEVDVSAFSPNRLVRLRTH, encoded by the coding sequence GTGCGATCTGATGTCGACGTCGTAGTCATCGGAGCCGGAATCGTCGGTGCTGCAACGGCTCTCGCCCTCACCCGCGCAGGATTCCGCGTTGCTGTGCTCGATCGCACCCTGCCCAACACCGCCGGCTCGGGCACTACTGCGGGCAACCTGCACATCCAGACCATTCATACGCGCAGGCCCGGGCAGGGCACAGCCGTAGACGTCGAACAGCTGCTTCCGTTGCAGAAGTCGGCGAGCACTCTGTGGAACAGACTGGACGAGACGGTGCCCGGTCTCGGGCTGAACCGGTGCGGCGGCTTCATGGTGGCAGAAACCGAAGAGCAGGTCCACGCCCTCATCACCAAGCACCGATGGGAACGCGCTGCGGGGATCCCGACGGAGGTACTGAGCGGCGACGAGGCGCGGCAGGCGCTACCCCTGCTCGGCCCGAGCATTCGGGCCGCAACCTGGTGCCAATGGGACGGATTCGCCGAACCCGACCTAGCCGGACCTGCCCTGCTGCGGCAGGCCGCGGCCGAGGGAGCGTCGGTACACCCGTCGACACCGGTGATCGGACTGACCCGCGAAAGTGACGTCTGGACAGTAGGCACCAACGGTGGAACGTGGATTGCACCCGCGGTGGTAGACGTTGCGGGTCCGTGGATGGCTCCGATCGCGGCTATGGCAGGGATATCGCTCGATCTCGTTCCGACCTCGTTGCAGATGCATGCGCTAAAAGCCGCTCCTCGGACACTCGAGGTGCTGGTGCAGCACGTCGGGGAGGGAATGTCGATCAAACAGGACAGAACGGGACGCCTCGTACTTGGGGGCGGTTGGCCTGCAGGTGCGTTTCACGATACCGAGACGGCCCCGAGCAGACCCGACAGCACCACAGGGAATCTGGAGCAGGTTCGACGGCTCCTGCCGGCGCTCGGCCAGAATCCGCTGGTCGATACCTGGACCGGGCCCGTGCTCACCACACCCGACGAGATGCCGGTCATCGGCGAACTCGCCGGAGCCCCGGGCCTTTTCGTGGCAGGCGGCACCTACTCGTTCACTTTCGCCCCGTTGTGGGGGCGTGTTCTCTCGGCTCTGGTGCGCGGCACCGAACCCGAGGTCGATGTATCGGCATTCTCTCCGAACCGTCTCGTCCGGCTCCGGACTCACTGA
- a CDS encoding dihydrodipicolinate synthase family protein, whose amino-acid sequence MNRDDVAWSGYWPAAPTPFTQSGEVDTEAIFDLMNLYAQTGVHGVLVNGSTGEWFSQSDNERKTVAEASIEAVAGRFPVVIGVSAYTAAQSSALAKHAASVGADGILATPPPYVHTSAEETLQYYRSVSTATSLPFMVYNWPRGVAVDMGDSPGLFSRLADLENVVAIKDSTGDWLAMLDTVEAVSDRVRVFGSFLHRRGLAALLELGGDGNIDGGGVGAPFAVPFYEAVAARDADTARIWVDRYRAFSGRLIASDYSGVYASPIPQLKAVMNLLGQPGGTVREPLLPVTDSDTLAALQSVVVESGIADAYATAGAVRAI is encoded by the coding sequence ATGAATCGCGATGATGTCGCGTGGTCCGGTTACTGGCCCGCTGCTCCCACACCGTTCACGCAGTCGGGTGAAGTCGACACCGAAGCAATTTTCGACCTGATGAATCTGTACGCGCAGACGGGTGTTCACGGAGTCCTCGTGAACGGCAGCACAGGCGAATGGTTCAGCCAGAGCGACAACGAACGAAAGACCGTCGCGGAAGCATCGATCGAGGCAGTCGCAGGCCGCTTCCCTGTCGTGATCGGTGTCAGCGCGTACACAGCTGCGCAGTCCTCCGCGCTGGCGAAGCACGCTGCTTCCGTCGGCGCGGACGGCATACTGGCAACGCCTCCGCCGTACGTGCACACCTCAGCGGAAGAGACACTCCAGTACTACCGAAGTGTCAGCACCGCAACATCATTGCCGTTCATGGTCTACAACTGGCCACGCGGCGTTGCCGTCGACATGGGTGACTCGCCCGGTTTGTTCTCGCGGCTGGCCGACCTGGAGAACGTCGTCGCAATCAAGGACAGCACCGGCGATTGGCTCGCCATGCTCGACACTGTCGAGGCCGTGTCCGACCGCGTCCGCGTGTTCGGCAGCTTTCTGCATCGACGCGGCCTTGCCGCACTGCTCGAGCTGGGCGGGGACGGGAACATCGACGGCGGTGGAGTGGGTGCGCCCTTCGCGGTGCCGTTCTACGAGGCCGTCGCTGCACGTGACGCCGACACCGCGCGCATATGGGTGGATCGCTATCGCGCGTTCTCCGGCCGGCTCATCGCCTCGGATTACAGCGGTGTGTATGCCTCCCCCATCCCCCAGTTGAAAGCCGTGATGAACCTCCTCGGCCAACCGGGAGGTACCGTGCGCGAACCCTTGCTTCCGGTCACCGACAGCGACACGCTTGCCGCGCTGCAATCCGTCGTCGTCGAATCGGGTATCGCCGATGCCTACGCGACCGCAGGAGCTGTCCGTGCGATCTGA
- a CDS encoding LacI family DNA-binding transcriptional regulator, producing MAVTLIDVASAAGVSRSTASRALSGSSLISAETRAAVEDAARVLGYRPNRAASALRSNRSHLVGLVMNNLINATFHTVAEVVQKRASASGFQVLLCITDADPARENDVLAMLGEHGVDGTIVIGSGRSASASNALLAQGRAVVNLIRSVKGSSASTVLADDVTGARDATAHLIELGHSRIGYIGGSEDATSGRERYEGYRLALADAGIAVDETIVRKGPFTTEFGGDAINSLLDAPQAMTALYAANHEAVFGILPTLVGRGVSVPDELSLICHEDMPWLAMWQPPITVVDNGAAQLANVAMDLLFQQIKDSVEPDGRTYRIGARLVERSSCAQL from the coding sequence ATGGCGGTCACCTTGATCGACGTTGCGAGCGCTGCGGGGGTGTCGCGCAGCACGGCCTCACGTGCGTTGAGTGGATCGTCACTGATCTCCGCAGAGACCCGGGCGGCGGTCGAGGATGCGGCTCGGGTGCTCGGATACCGGCCGAACAGGGCTGCGAGTGCGCTGCGCTCCAACCGATCGCACCTGGTCGGCCTGGTCATGAACAACCTGATCAATGCGACCTTCCACACCGTCGCCGAGGTCGTGCAGAAGAGGGCGTCCGCCAGCGGATTCCAGGTCCTGCTCTGTATCACCGACGCCGATCCGGCGCGTGAGAACGACGTACTGGCCATGCTCGGCGAACACGGCGTGGACGGCACGATCGTGATCGGCAGTGGACGAAGTGCGTCCGCCTCGAACGCGCTACTGGCGCAGGGGCGCGCGGTGGTCAATCTGATCCGGTCGGTGAAGGGTAGTTCGGCGTCGACGGTGCTGGCGGACGACGTCACGGGTGCTCGCGACGCGACAGCGCACCTGATCGAGCTGGGGCACTCCCGTATCGGCTACATCGGTGGAAGCGAGGATGCGACGTCCGGACGTGAGCGCTACGAGGGCTATCGACTGGCACTGGCCGATGCCGGCATCGCGGTCGACGAGACGATAGTCCGCAAAGGTCCTTTCACCACCGAATTCGGTGGTGATGCGATCAATTCGCTGCTCGACGCACCTCAGGCGATGACCGCGCTGTATGCGGCCAACCACGAGGCGGTCTTCGGCATCCTGCCCACACTCGTCGGCAGGGGTGTGTCCGTGCCGGACGAGCTGTCGCTGATCTGCCACGAGGACATGCCGTGGCTCGCGATGTGGCAGCCCCCGATCACCGTCGTCGACAACGGCGCGGCCCAATTGGCCAATGTGGCGATGGACCTGTTGTTCCAGCAGATCAAGGACTCGGTCGAACCCGATGGGCGCACGTATCGAATCGGCGCTCGACTGGTGGAGCGGTCGTCGTGTGCCCAGTTGTGA
- a CDS encoding ABC transporter substrate-binding protein, whose amino-acid sequence MRKLMGIAAVAVVAAGLTACSSSDETDAAPTDCTPTLGASDLAEEGVLTMATNATLPPMQYVDPNGDVIGMRVDLGKEIAKRLCLTPKFVNIEFEAQIPGVQAGRWDMIDTGMFYTPARAETIDLVPYEVQAVSISVPSGNPESISSVDDLAGKTIGVEAPGYEFDTLTAMAEQFAAEGKPALTVQTFKTNADAYQALSAGQLDGTSIVESVTSFYQEDGRFETAVGGINEAPLAMGFAKGSKSSAEVARVLSEMRSDGYLPELFEQYDVTGYNGDIAVSTGPLDS is encoded by the coding sequence ATGCGTAAGTTAATGGGAATCGCCGCCGTCGCCGTCGTGGCTGCCGGCCTCACCGCCTGTAGTTCCTCGGACGAGACCGATGCCGCGCCGACGGACTGCACACCCACTCTCGGAGCTTCGGACCTCGCCGAAGAAGGCGTACTGACCATGGCCACCAATGCAACGCTTCCGCCCATGCAGTATGTCGATCCGAACGGCGACGTGATCGGCATGCGCGTCGACCTCGGCAAAGAGATCGCCAAGCGCCTGTGTCTGACACCGAAGTTCGTCAACATCGAATTCGAGGCGCAGATCCCCGGTGTGCAAGCCGGCCGGTGGGACATGATCGACACCGGAATGTTCTATACGCCGGCACGGGCCGAGACGATCGATCTGGTTCCATACGAGGTTCAAGCGGTCTCGATCTCTGTGCCTTCGGGTAATCCGGAATCGATCTCCTCGGTGGACGATCTGGCGGGCAAGACCATCGGAGTCGAAGCGCCCGGATACGAATTCGACACGTTGACGGCAATGGCCGAGCAATTTGCGGCCGAAGGCAAGCCCGCGCTGACAGTGCAGACCTTCAAGACCAATGCCGATGCCTACCAGGCACTTTCAGCAGGCCAGCTCGACGGCACCTCCATCGTCGAGTCGGTCACGTCGTTCTACCAGGAAGACGGACGCTTCGAGACGGCCGTCGGTGGAATCAACGAGGCACCCCTGGCAATGGGATTCGCCAAGGGCAGCAAGTCCTCGGCAGAGGTTGCTCGTGTGCTGTCCGAGATGAGGAGCGACGGCTATCTGCCCGAACTGTTCGAGCAGTACGACGTCACCGGATACAACGGCGATATTGCAGTCAGTACCGGTCCTCTCGACAGCTGA
- a CDS encoding amino acid ABC transporter permease, translated as MWSWDAFFSILTSTQLLEGAWVTIWLTVVSMILGLALAVVVASARSSKFVPLRIVAGFYVWLMRGTPLLVQLVIIYTGLPQIGIKLGVIEAALVGLVLNEAAYLSEIVRSGLLSVPTGQTEAARALGMSPTKVFRVVVLPQALRVMIPPLGNSFNGLLKTTTLVSVISVQELLRRTQFLVQVNFRVLEGLCAAALYFLVLTTLWGLIQKMIEVRVGRGYDRNYRRKGGPSNPKLDDSAMKAEAVNR; from the coding sequence ATGTGGTCCTGGGACGCATTCTTCTCCATCCTGACGAGCACCCAATTGCTCGAGGGCGCGTGGGTCACGATCTGGCTCACCGTAGTCAGCATGATCCTCGGACTCGCTCTCGCCGTGGTGGTGGCCTCGGCACGATCATCCAAGTTCGTACCCCTGCGGATAGTCGCTGGGTTCTACGTGTGGCTGATGCGCGGCACGCCTCTATTGGTCCAACTGGTGATCATCTACACCGGACTGCCTCAGATCGGCATCAAACTCGGAGTGATCGAGGCGGCCCTCGTCGGCCTGGTACTCAACGAAGCTGCCTATCTGTCGGAAATAGTCCGTTCCGGATTGCTGTCGGTTCCGACCGGACAGACCGAAGCAGCACGTGCACTCGGTATGTCACCCACGAAGGTCTTCCGCGTGGTCGTTCTTCCTCAGGCGCTGCGGGTGATGATTCCTCCACTCGGGAACAGCTTCAACGGATTGCTCAAGACCACAACGCTGGTGTCGGTCATCTCTGTGCAGGAACTGCTGCGACGCACCCAGTTCTTGGTGCAGGTGAATTTCCGAGTCCTGGAGGGGCTTTGCGCGGCTGCGTTGTACTTCCTGGTGTTGACGACTCTGTGGGGGTTGATTCAGAAGATGATCGAAGTACGAGTCGGGCGTGGATACGACCGCAATTACCGCCGTAAGGGTGGCCCGTCCAACCCGAAACTGGACGACAGCGCGATGAAAGCCGAGGCTGTGAACCGATGA